The proteins below are encoded in one region of Phycisphaerales bacterium AB-hyl4:
- a CDS encoding sigma-54-dependent transcriptional regulator yields the protein MPEVTRILIVDDDPIVAESLADFLREQGQVVVTANSSREAMGLLDQPGESGAVGIVVLDLDMPGSDGMATLRDLRDKHPAVVPIAITDFGKIESAVEAIKLGAADYLTKPIVDDELHLAVNRAQTQHVLVAENQTLRSTLSERFGMANLVGADYRMQKVYDLIEAVAPTKTTVLITGKSGTGKTMVAKAVHAMSPRSGGPFVNFSCGSIPETLLESELFGHVKGAFTGADTDKPGKCLAADGGTLFIDEINSATPALQLRLLRVLQEKAFEPIGSTQTKQVDVRFILATNQPLEELVEAGSFREDLYYRINVVNLHMPTLHERSGDIPLLAEHFLERHCQEMGKERKLSESAMDALRAYAWPGNVRELENAIERAVVLSRATLIEPTDLPEAVGQGGGGLRSVSSNGHATRESGHIQVPALASGWTPTPLAEAMEAPERQILLAALEANEWNRQETAKQLDINRTTLYKKIRHYRLDEPGFDC from the coding sequence ATGCCTGAAGTGACGCGCATCTTGATTGTTGACGACGACCCGATCGTGGCCGAGTCGCTGGCGGACTTTCTGCGCGAGCAGGGGCAGGTGGTGGTCACGGCCAACTCGTCGCGCGAGGCGATGGGGCTGCTCGATCAGCCGGGCGAAAGCGGGGCGGTGGGCATCGTCGTGCTCGATCTGGACATGCCCGGCAGCGACGGCATGGCGACGTTGCGCGACCTGCGCGACAAGCACCCGGCTGTCGTGCCGATCGCCATCACCGACTTCGGCAAGATCGAGTCGGCGGTGGAAGCGATCAAACTGGGCGCTGCGGACTATCTCACCAAGCCAATCGTGGACGACGAACTGCACCTCGCGGTGAATCGCGCGCAGACGCAGCATGTGCTGGTCGCGGAGAATCAGACGCTTCGGAGCACGTTAAGCGAGCGTTTCGGGATGGCGAACCTCGTGGGCGCTGACTACCGGATGCAGAAGGTCTACGACCTGATCGAGGCGGTCGCGCCGACGAAGACAACGGTGCTGATCACGGGCAAATCGGGCACGGGCAAGACGATGGTCGCGAAGGCGGTGCACGCGATGAGCCCGCGCAGCGGCGGGCCGTTTGTGAACTTTTCATGCGGGTCGATTCCGGAGACGCTGCTGGAAAGCGAGTTGTTCGGGCATGTGAAGGGAGCTTTTACGGGGGCGGACACGGACAAGCCGGGCAAGTGCCTCGCCGCCGACGGGGGAACGCTGTTTATCGATGAGATCAACTCGGCGACGCCTGCGTTGCAACTGCGGTTGCTTCGCGTGTTGCAGGAGAAAGCGTTCGAGCCGATCGGTTCGACGCAGACGAAGCAGGTGGACGTGCGGTTTATTCTTGCGACGAACCAGCCGTTGGAAGAGCTGGTTGAGGCGGGTTCGTTTCGTGAGGATCTGTATTACCGCATCAATGTGGTGAACCTGCACATGCCGACGTTGCACGAGCGGTCGGGTGACATTCCGTTGCTGGCGGAGCATTTTCTTGAGCGGCATTGCCAGGAGATGGGCAAGGAGCGGAAGCTGTCGGAGTCGGCGATGGATGCGTTGCGGGCGTATGCGTGGCCGGGCAATGTGCGTGAGTTGGAGAACGCGATTGAGCGGGCGGTGGTGTTGAGTCGAGCGACGCTGATCGAGCCTACGGATTTGCCCGAGGCGGTGGGACAGGGTGGCGGTGGCTTGCGGAGTGTTTCGAGCAACGGCCACGCGACGCGCGAAAGTGGGCATATTCAAGTGCCGGCGCTCGCGTCGGGCTGGACGCCGACGCCGCTCGCCGAGGCGATGGAAGCGCCGGAGCGTCAGATTCTGCTCGCGGCGTTGGAAGCCAACGAGTGGAATCGGCAGGAGACAGCGAAGCAGTTGGATATCAATCGAACGACGCTTTACAAGAAGATCCGACATTACCGGTTGGATGAGCCGGGTTTTGATTGCTGA
- the ileS gene encoding isoleucine--tRNA ligase, which translates to MSQQADNRTYKKTLNLPKTGFSMKANLVQNEPASLKRWEEAELYRTLRDKPHPLGRFVFHDGPPYANGSIHLGHLLNKVMKDFVVRSRTMAGFDCPYVPGWDCHGLPIEHKVVQDLGEKAREMAPMQIRQRCKQYAEKFVKLQAKQMQRLLTLANYEQPYLTMNTAYEAGVLEAFADLVSRGVVYRGLKPVHWSIDNQTALAEAELEYEDREDTSVFVMFEADHDSWQENHLPVPTDVLPADRIHLMIWTTTPWTLPANLAVAVNERFEYGLYNVTFNGKLQSVVVATSLAEKVLGQVVGAENVDEPIATFTGDLMLGLEYRHPFAQDEHVRRVVGAEYVTLEDGTGMVHTAPGHGVEDYQTGLREKLPIYCPVLPDGTFDDTAPSWLRGQRVWEANETVVEHLRESGHLFHDHKFRHSYPHDWRGKTPVIFRATEQWFIAVDKAFAVHEKAGNGKNDTQTSLRERALNVTANEVEFMPAWGRNRMRGMLESRPDWCVSRQRAWGLPIPAFYNADGEVLLTAASVRAVAEVIRQKGSDAWFQLEANELLATYHPDIDPDAPAWAKSEIRNPKSEIRKGHDIFDVWFESGTSWHAVLRQRHLGYPADLYLEGSDQHRGWFQSSLLPSLGATGHSPFRTVLTHGFMVDKDGKKMSKSLGNTLEVEELLKTYGADVCRWWVSSLNTDNDIKVDESFFKLAGEEYRKVRNTIRFLLSNLSDFDPKTDARPMTDADATSIDAWALEELAKLVTSVRDSYEGYQFRRVHERLFHFCNDTLSAVYLTAVKDRLYCDKPDAPRRRRTQTALHQIADGIVRLLAPLMPHTADEAWHALHGDDAESVHLAKLPEPRPVVVNSNWPKVIEARDGWLRAMENARQRMDIDNPLDLGLAIGVSEQAESFAKVFAPADLADLCGVSRVELREDTAGVEVLDLRSEPRCERSWKRDGSVKQRSDGGMLSDRDAEAVGVA; encoded by the coding sequence ATGAGCCAGCAAGCTGACAATCGGACGTACAAGAAGACGCTGAACCTGCCGAAGACCGGCTTTTCGATGAAGGCCAACCTCGTGCAGAACGAGCCGGCCTCGTTGAAGCGGTGGGAAGAGGCGGAGCTTTACCGCACGCTGCGCGATAAGCCACATCCGCTGGGGCGGTTCGTCTTTCACGACGGCCCGCCTTACGCGAACGGGTCGATTCACCTGGGGCATCTGCTGAACAAGGTGATGAAGGACTTCGTCGTCCGCTCGCGAACGATGGCGGGCTTCGACTGCCCCTACGTGCCCGGCTGGGACTGTCACGGCCTGCCGATCGAGCACAAGGTTGTGCAGGACCTCGGCGAAAAAGCACGCGAGATGGCGCCGATGCAGATCCGCCAGCGCTGCAAGCAGTACGCGGAGAAGTTCGTGAAGCTGCAGGCGAAGCAGATGCAGCGGCTGCTGACGTTGGCGAATTACGAGCAGCCTTACCTCACGATGAACACGGCGTACGAGGCGGGTGTGCTGGAGGCGTTCGCCGACCTGGTGTCGCGCGGCGTAGTGTATCGCGGACTCAAGCCGGTGCACTGGTCGATCGACAATCAGACGGCGCTGGCGGAGGCGGAACTGGAGTACGAAGACCGCGAAGACACGAGCGTGTTCGTGATGTTCGAGGCGGACCATGACTCGTGGCAGGAAAACCATCTGCCCGTGCCGACCGATGTGCTGCCTGCGGATCGCATTCACCTGATGATCTGGACGACGACGCCTTGGACGCTGCCTGCCAACCTTGCGGTCGCGGTGAACGAGCGGTTTGAGTACGGGCTTTACAACGTCACGTTCAACGGCAAGCTGCAGAGCGTGGTGGTGGCGACCAGCCTGGCGGAGAAGGTGCTCGGGCAGGTGGTGGGTGCGGAGAACGTGGACGAGCCGATCGCGACATTCACCGGCGACCTGATGCTGGGGCTGGAGTATCGCCATCCGTTCGCGCAGGACGAGCACGTGCGCCGCGTGGTTGGTGCGGAGTATGTCACGCTGGAAGACGGTACGGGCATGGTGCACACCGCGCCGGGCCATGGTGTGGAGGACTATCAGACGGGCTTGCGCGAGAAGCTGCCGATCTATTGCCCCGTGCTGCCGGACGGCACGTTTGACGACACGGCTCCGAGTTGGCTGCGCGGGCAGCGGGTGTGGGAAGCGAACGAGACGGTGGTGGAACACTTGCGCGAATCGGGGCATCTGTTCCACGACCACAAGTTCCGCCACAGCTATCCGCACGACTGGCGGGGCAAGACGCCGGTGATCTTCCGCGCGACGGAGCAGTGGTTCATCGCGGTGGACAAGGCGTTCGCGGTGCACGAAAAGGCAGGCAACGGGAAGAATGATACGCAAACATCGCTGCGCGAGCGGGCGCTCAACGTGACAGCGAACGAAGTGGAGTTCATGCCGGCGTGGGGTCGCAACCGGATGCGCGGCATGCTGGAGTCTCGGCCGGACTGGTGCGTGTCGCGCCAGCGGGCGTGGGGGCTGCCGATCCCGGCGTTCTACAACGCAGATGGCGAAGTGCTGCTGACGGCCGCGAGCGTGCGGGCAGTGGCGGAAGTCATCCGGCAAAAAGGCTCGGACGCGTGGTTCCAACTGGAAGCAAACGAACTGCTGGCAACCTATCACCCGGACATCGACCCCGACGCACCGGCGTGGGCCAAATCCGAAATCCGAAATCCGAAATCCGAAATTCGCAAGGGCCACGACATCTTCGACGTCTGGTTCGAGTCGGGCACGTCGTGGCATGCCGTGCTTCGGCAGCGCCATCTCGGATACCCGGCGGACCTGTACCTGGAAGGGTCGGACCAGCATCGCGGCTGGTTCCAAAGCTCGCTGCTGCCGTCGCTGGGGGCGACCGGGCATTCACCGTTCCGCACGGTGTTGACCCATGGGTTCATGGTCGACAAGGACGGCAAGAAGATGAGCAAGAGCCTCGGCAATACGCTGGAGGTGGAGGAACTGCTCAAGACGTATGGCGCGGACGTTTGCCGATGGTGGGTCAGCTCGCTGAACACGGACAACGACATCAAGGTGGACGAGTCGTTCTTCAAGCTCGCGGGCGAGGAGTATCGCAAGGTTCGCAATACGATCCGTTTCCTGTTGAGCAACCTCAGTGATTTCGACCCGAAGACGGACGCTCGGCCGATGACCGATGCGGACGCGACGAGCATTGATGCGTGGGCGTTGGAAGAGCTGGCGAAACTGGTGACGTCAGTGCGCGACAGTTACGAGGGCTACCAGTTCCGGCGCGTGCACGAACGGCTGTTTCACTTCTGCAACGACACGCTCAGTGCGGTGTACCTGACCGCGGTGAAGGATCGACTGTATTGCGACAAGCCCGACGCGCCGCGGCGTCGGCGAACGCAGACGGCGTTGCACCAGATCGCGGACGGGATCGTTCGGCTGCTCGCGCCGCTGATGCCGCACACAGCGGATGAGGCGTGGCATGCGCTGCATGGCGATGACGCGGAGAGCGTGCACCTGGCGAAGCTGCCCGAGCCGCGGCCGGTGGTGGTGAACTCGAACTGGCCGAAGGTGATCGAGGCCCGCGACGGTTGGCTGCGTGCGATGGAAAACGCACGGCAGCGCATGGACATCGACAACCCGCTGGACCTCGGGCTGGCGATCGGCGTGAGCGAGCAGGCCGAGTCGTTTGCCAAGGTGTTCGCGCCGGCGGATCTGGCGGACCTGTGCGGGGTGAGCCGAGTGGAGCTTCGCGAAGACACGGCGGGCGTGGAAGTGCTCGACCTGCGCAGCGAGCCGCGCTGCGAACGGTCGTGGAAGCGCGACGGCTCGGTGAAGCAGCGCAGCGATGGGGGCATGCTCAGCGACCGCGACGCGGAAGCGGTGGGCGTGGCGTAG
- a CDS encoding sigma-70 family RNA polymerase sigma factor, which produces MDQQAFRELLLAEMDSLYRMAMHLARHPDEAADLVQETYLKAFKAEASFELRPQGVRPWLFKILHNSFYTRVGKKRREPTIADDLAHQAVPSEIDNPAPAWDLESLDWEQVDDRLKHAIDELPDHYREVLLLWAVEGLKYREIADVLGVPLGTVMSRLYRARATLSTKLADLAGELGIAVAVESG; this is translated from the coding sequence ATGGACCAACAGGCATTCCGAGAATTGCTGCTGGCCGAGATGGATTCGCTATATCGCATGGCGATGCATCTGGCGCGGCATCCCGACGAGGCGGCCGACCTCGTGCAGGAGACGTACCTCAAGGCTTTCAAAGCCGAGGCCAGTTTTGAACTGCGCCCGCAAGGCGTTCGGCCGTGGCTGTTCAAGATCCTGCACAACAGCTTCTATACCCGCGTGGGTAAGAAGCGGCGTGAGCCGACCATTGCGGACGATCTCGCACACCAGGCCGTGCCAAGCGAGATCGACAACCCCGCCCCGGCGTGGGACCTGGAAAGCCTGGACTGGGAACAGGTGGACGATCGGCTGAAACACGCCATCGACGAGTTGCCCGACCACTACCGTGAAGTGCTTTTGCTCTGGGCGGTGGAAGGGCTGAAGTATCGCGAAATCGCCGACGTCCTCGGCGTGCCCCTGGGCACGGTGATGAGTCGGCTATACCGGGCCCGCGCGACCTTGTCGACGAAGCTGGCGGATCTGGCAGGTGAACTGGGTATCGCCGTCGCGGTGGAAAGTGGATGA
- a CDS encoding anti-sigma factor codes for MKKPLDDKQMRCYLSAFADGELDVEQSLQVLERMAMDPQMTRRVLHQQQLRQRVAQTMGNEKLKTPDALKQQIMASARQSSSPQQAANAARRNRWSLVQRWLPTTIAAALLLTALLTVQFGSGGGARPGLTEYAGMNGSDTAAVVNLASADRFGRRHVRCSRDITPLFNTDRFPDQVTALPRSIEGLLGKKFTGPPLDLSLLGYEYQQAGECLIPGSRSVHVLYRAADGSGRSDSLSLWITAENTDLDLEPGRLYTAVDDEKPHPLLIWRHEELTYYLVGDSMPRVHQVAQAMASR; via the coding sequence ATGAAAAAACCCCTCGATGACAAGCAGATGCGATGTTACCTCTCGGCTTTCGCCGACGGGGAACTCGACGTGGAGCAAAGCCTCCAGGTGCTCGAGCGCATGGCCATGGACCCGCAGATGACCCGGCGGGTGTTGCATCAGCAACAGCTTCGCCAGCGCGTGGCCCAGACGATGGGGAACGAAAAGCTCAAGACGCCCGACGCGCTCAAGCAGCAGATCATGGCGTCGGCCCGGCAAAGCAGCTCACCGCAACAAGCCGCCAACGCCGCCCGGCGAAACCGCTGGTCGCTCGTACAACGCTGGCTACCTACCACGATCGCCGCGGCACTGCTGCTGACCGCTTTGCTGACGGTTCAGTTCGGCAGCGGCGGCGGGGCCCGCCCGGGCCTTACCGAGTACGCCGGCATGAACGGCAGCGACACCGCCGCGGTCGTCAACCTCGCATCCGCTGACCGCTTCGGCCGACGACACGTCCGCTGCTCGCGCGACATCACCCCGCTGTTCAACACCGACCGCTTCCCCGATCAGGTCACCGCCCTGCCGCGTTCGATTGAAGGGTTGCTTGGCAAGAAATTCACCGGCCCGCCGCTGGACTTGTCACTGCTCGGCTACGAGTACCAGCAGGCCGGCGAATGCCTCATCCCCGGCAGCAGGTCCGTGCACGTGCTCTACCGCGCCGCCGACGGCTCCGGCCGATCCGACTCGCTCAGCCTCTGGATCACCGCGGAGAACACCGACCTCGATCTTGAGCCCGGCCGACTCTATACCGCCGTCGACGATGAAAAACCACACCCCCTGCTCATCTGGCGGCACGAAGAATTGACCTACTACCTCGTCGGCGACTCCATGCCCCGCGTCCACCAGGTCGCCCAGGCCATGGCCAGTCGTTAA
- a CDS encoding site-specific tyrosine recombinase — protein MSAYAADLRDLWIWMVEQGCVGWHELTLDRISAHVNALQQQGLATSSIARHMATIRVFGRFLASTGQLPEDPAELLAQPSAWQRLPTVMGREQVKRLLASPELDHPLGLRDAAMMELLYAAGLRASELAAMTVAGVHTSLGIVQVVGKGNKERIVPAGRPALAAVTRWVEEARPTLVKTQPASDALFVSRTGSPITRVVVWQVVKRHARRAGMGNVYPHMLRHSFATHLLAGGADLRVVQEMLGHSNLQTTQIYTHVDRSRLKEVITRFHPRP, from the coding sequence TTGTCCGCTTATGCGGCAGACCTGCGCGATCTGTGGATCTGGATGGTCGAGCAGGGCTGCGTCGGCTGGCATGAACTGACCCTCGACCGCATCAGCGCCCACGTCAACGCCCTCCAGCAGCAGGGCCTCGCGACCAGCTCCATCGCCCGCCACATGGCGACCATCCGTGTCTTCGGACGCTTTCTTGCCTCCACCGGCCAGCTGCCGGAAGACCCGGCGGAACTGCTCGCCCAGCCCTCGGCGTGGCAGCGGCTGCCCACCGTCATGGGACGCGAACAGGTCAAACGACTGCTCGCCAGCCCGGAACTGGATCACCCGCTGGGGCTGCGCGATGCGGCGATGATGGAACTGCTCTACGCGGCCGGGCTGCGGGCCAGTGAGCTGGCAGCGATGACGGTGGCGGGGGTGCACACGTCGCTGGGCATCGTTCAAGTGGTGGGCAAAGGGAACAAGGAGCGAATCGTGCCCGCAGGTCGGCCGGCGCTGGCGGCGGTGACGCGGTGGGTGGAGGAGGCTCGGCCGACGCTGGTGAAAACGCAGCCGGCGAGCGACGCGTTGTTCGTGTCGCGCACGGGTTCGCCGATCACGCGGGTGGTGGTGTGGCAGGTGGTCAAGCGACACGCCCGGCGGGCAGGCATGGGCAACGTGTATCCGCACATGCTGCGGCATTCGTTCGCGACGCATCTGCTGGCAGGCGGGGCGGACCTGCGCGTGGTGCAGGAGATGCTCGGGCATTCGAATCTACAGACGACGCAGATTTATACGCATGTGGATCGGAGTCGGCTGAAGGAAGTGATCACGCGGTTTCATCCGCGGCCGTAG
- a CDS encoding PEP-CTERM sorting domain-containing protein (PEP-CTERM proteins occur, often in large numbers, in the proteomes of bacteria that also encode an exosortase, a predicted intramembrane cysteine proteinase. The presence of a PEP-CTERM domain at a protein's C-terminus predicts cleavage within the sorting domain, followed by covalent anchoring to some some component of the (usually Gram-negative) cell surface. Many PEP-CTERM proteins exhibit an unusual sequence composition that includes large numbers of potential glycosylation sites. Expression of one such protein has been shown restore the ability of a bacterium to form floc, a type of biofilm.) has translation MFHALKSLLTCNSVHFKAGAVALVASGCLAGAVDAQTLNYWSWEGEDGQPNSSGTWWEDKAGNNAMRATDGTLTRLELPAEGPGAAFPNPIPNPDGNFNDSEVNQWGINASAGRIRTFSSGTAFSRDSFTIETFFNANDVEGAHHLLASRWHGDQFRAGVRDGALTMSLYHPETGDFVSDHTINNSSLQVSADVDYYVAFAVSTGENEEDRFIDFYLQDLTNGGPLQHERVSIWEGFESLFPGDPNLAMYVGWDYSFPAIGDVRYSDGVLDQSQLLIPEPGSSALLLGGLALMLGRRRA, from the coding sequence ATGTTTCATGCACTGAAATCGCTTCTTACCTGCAACTCGGTTCACTTCAAGGCCGGCGCGGTGGCGCTGGTGGCCAGCGGCTGCCTCGCCGGGGCGGTCGATGCCCAGACATTGAACTACTGGTCATGGGAAGGGGAGGACGGCCAGCCCAACTCTTCTGGTACCTGGTGGGAGGACAAGGCGGGCAACAACGCCATGCGAGCAACGGATGGGACGTTGACCCGCCTGGAACTCCCCGCGGAAGGACCAGGGGCTGCCTTCCCCAACCCCATTCCCAATCCGGATGGGAACTTTAACGATAGCGAAGTCAACCAGTGGGGGATCAATGCCAGCGCTGGTCGCATCCGTACATTCAGCAGCGGCACCGCCTTCTCGCGTGACAGCTTTACTATCGAAACGTTTTTCAACGCCAACGACGTCGAGGGGGCGCACCACCTGTTGGCTAGCCGGTGGCATGGTGATCAGTTCCGTGCCGGCGTACGCGACGGCGCCTTAACGATGTCGCTATATCATCCGGAGACGGGCGATTTCGTCAGCGACCATACCATCAACAACTCATCGCTCCAGGTCTCGGCCGATGTCGACTATTACGTGGCGTTTGCGGTAAGCACCGGCGAGAACGAAGAAGATCGCTTTATCGATTTCTATCTTCAGGACCTGACGAACGGCGGTCCGTTGCAGCATGAACGCGTGTCGATCTGGGAGGGGTTTGAAAGTCTGTTCCCCGGCGACCCGAACCTCGCGATGTACGTTGGTTGGGATTATTCCTTCCCCGCGATCGGCGACGTGCGCTATTCCGATGGCGTGCTCGATCAGAGTCAGTTGCTCATCCCCGAACCGGGCTCGAGCGCTCTGCTGCTGGGTGGCCTGGCGCTGATGCTGGGAAGGCGTCGGGCGTAA
- a CDS encoding type II secretion system protein: MYASTSPTVGSKKAFTLIELLVVISIIAILIAFLMPALTAARATAQSAGCLSNLRQFGIAGTSYHVDSNDILPFINGQPAGASPSNHWYFNREFTVYRLGTPPIKDDPDPEVTEAPGFQVVVCPADNDEERRDRNGHISYAGNSATGCRWFSNNEFRRFQDFPRASATSWFMDTGGPDMVNAHQHIRPNRVDGYVAYRHAGYTRANVLFLDGHAKTYPDELPHRNVNYEFWYGRNN; encoded by the coding sequence ATGTATGCAAGCACATCACCTACCGTGGGATCGAAAAAAGCATTTACGCTCATCGAGCTGCTCGTGGTTATTTCGATCATTGCGATACTTATTGCATTTCTCATGCCAGCCTTGACTGCCGCCCGGGCGACCGCTCAATCGGCTGGGTGCTTGAGCAACCTGCGTCAGTTTGGCATCGCGGGAACGAGTTATCACGTCGATTCCAATGATATTTTGCCGTTCATCAACGGCCAACCCGCAGGGGCGAGCCCATCCAACCATTGGTATTTTAACCGAGAATTCACGGTATATCGGCTGGGAACTCCTCCCATAAAGGATGATCCGGACCCTGAAGTTACTGAGGCGCCGGGCTTTCAAGTCGTCGTGTGCCCGGCTGATAATGACGAAGAGAGACGCGATCGCAATGGGCATATCAGCTACGCCGGCAACAGCGCAACGGGCTGCCGATGGTTCTCCAATAACGAGTTTCGTCGGTTCCAGGATTTCCCCCGCGCCAGCGCGACCAGTTGGTTCATGGACACCGGTGGGCCGGATATGGTCAACGCGCACCAGCATATTCGTCCGAATCGCGTGGATGGATATGTCGCCTACCGCCACGCGGGTTACACACGGGCGAATGTCCTTTTCCTCGACGGGCATGCCAAAACATATCCGGATGAACTGCCACACCGGAACGTGAATTACGAGTTCTGGTACGGCCGCAACAACTGA
- a CDS encoding LacI family DNA-binding transcriptional regulator codes for MKPTISDVARLTNKNRSTVSRVLRNDKRYTISEACRKQIMEAAAKLNYVPQHSARSLATGKSYCVGALLGTPEKDLASPVASRMFLQMAHTLLRSGYHFTFLPMMPGRSARQHILDVLQQGRVDGLYVGTRMIQPDMLEDVAKHRIPMVTTDAFAEVRDSGLLTVVDRDHRPGMKQMAEALVRHGHRRVLYVISQSQVDNDRCFAHRVERFQEAAEQAGIREVDVFIYTEEIRGFFADRAEARLAVEREIDRFASYSAVVANSDLVAYGVMDALRAAGIEPGKDIAVTGGDNLETGPNYPVKEPFLATIETNMPLRGQRVAETLLERMQKPDTPVRTVRVPTTFIARPSLTSAKGAAALR; via the coding sequence ATGAAGCCCACGATCTCCGATGTTGCACGTCTGACCAACAAGAACCGTTCGACGGTGTCGCGGGTGCTGCGCAACGACAAGCGGTATACGATCAGCGAGGCCTGTCGTAAGCAGATTATGGAAGCGGCGGCCAAACTGAATTACGTGCCCCAGCATTCGGCGCGGTCGTTGGCGACGGGCAAGAGCTATTGCGTTGGGGCTTTGCTGGGCACGCCGGAGAAGGATCTCGCTTCGCCGGTGGCGTCGCGCATGTTCTTGCAGATGGCTCACACGCTGTTGCGTTCGGGTTACCACTTCACCTTTTTGCCGATGATGCCGGGTCGGTCGGCCCGCCAGCACATACTGGATGTGTTGCAGCAGGGTCGGGTGGACGGACTGTATGTCGGCACGCGCATGATCCAGCCGGACATGCTTGAGGATGTGGCGAAACACCGCATTCCGATGGTGACGACGGATGCGTTTGCGGAAGTGCGTGACTCCGGCCTGCTCACGGTCGTCGACCGCGATCATCGGCCGGGCATGAAGCAGATGGCCGAGGCGCTGGTCCGTCACGGGCATCGGCGTGTGCTTTACGTCATTTCGCAAAGTCAGGTGGACAATGATCGTTGCTTCGCGCATCGTGTCGAACGGTTTCAGGAGGCTGCCGAGCAGGCGGGCATCCGCGAAGTCGACGTGTTTATCTACACGGAAGAGATTCGCGGATTTTTCGCGGACCGGGCCGAGGCAAGGCTTGCAGTTGAGCGGGAGATCGATCGCTTCGCCAGTTACTCGGCCGTCGTTGCCAATTCAGACCTGGTGGCCTACGGGGTGATGGACGCCCTGCGTGCAGCCGGGATCGAGCCGGGCAAAGACATCGCAGTGACCGGCGGGGACAACCTCGAAACCGGGCCGAACTATCCAGTTAAAGAACCGTTCCTGGCCACGATTGAAACGAATATGCCCCTGCGTGGTCAGCGTGTCGCTGAGACGCTGCTGGAGCGGATGCAGAAGCCTGATACGCCCGTTCGCACGGTGCGTGTCCCCACGACCTTTATTGCCAGGCCGAGTTTGACCAGTGCAAAGGGGGCCGCTGCCTTACGGTGA
- a CDS encoding transporter yields the protein MTNNRMAYWSAAGLVAIGLTATTWADNASNGTFDRFASSLSLTATDTEDMPGRSGVTSGGQYNLFTNPAPRDFHRPLAPEPHPYTTEPGRVQVEIDPLSYAYDRHNPDRENIRVRAWEVPVTIKLGVLHNVDFQVGVDAFVWEREDDVDAGTRSRERGFGDITLRSKINLWGNDEDMDHAFAVMPFLQLPTARHDLGSRAVQGGVMLPFAWVFAEGWEVEWTPHFAAIRDGDDESYELEAGSLLVLNRVIVENLEAFVEFEAIGDTESGSPWAGTVATGLTYELTPDTILEGGVGFGVTRAADDFTTFITIVQRF from the coding sequence ATGACCAACAATCGAATGGCCTATTGGAGCGCCGCCGGGCTGGTGGCGATAGGCCTGACCGCGACCACATGGGCAGACAACGCGTCCAACGGAACCTTTGACCGGTTCGCGTCCAGCCTGTCGCTGACTGCCACTGACACGGAGGACATGCCGGGGCGATCGGGCGTGACATCTGGCGGGCAGTACAACCTGTTCACCAACCCCGCCCCGCGTGATTTCCATCGGCCGTTGGCCCCAGAGCCGCACCCGTACACCACTGAACCGGGCCGGGTGCAGGTCGAGATCGACCCGCTGAGCTACGCGTACGATCGGCACAACCCCGATCGCGAAAACATCCGCGTGCGGGCATGGGAAGTGCCGGTGACCATCAAGCTTGGCGTGCTGCACAACGTCGACTTTCAGGTCGGCGTCGACGCGTTCGTCTGGGAACGCGAAGACGATGTCGACGCCGGCACACGCTCGCGCGAGCGAGGCTTCGGCGACATCACGCTGCGCTCCAAGATCAACCTCTGGGGCAACGATGAAGACATGGATCATGCCTTCGCCGTGATGCCGTTCCTGCAACTGCCCACCGCGCGTCACGACTTGGGCAGCCGGGCGGTGCAGGGCGGTGTGATGCTGCCGTTCGCCTGGGTCTTCGCCGAGGGTTGGGAAGTGGAGTGGACGCCGCACTTCGCCGCCATCCGCGATGGTGACGACGAAAGCTACGAGTTGGAGGCTGGCAGCCTGCTCGTGCTCAACCGTGTGATCGTGGAAAATCTCGAAGCGTTTGTGGAGTTCGAGGCCATCGGCGACACGGAAAGCGGCAGCCCCTGGGCCGGCACGGTTGCCACGGGCCTGACGTACGAGTTGACGCCGGACACGATCCTCGAAGGCGGCGTGGGCTTCGGCGTCACACGTGCTGCCGATGATTTCACGACCTTTATCACGATCGTTCAGCGGTTCTAA